A single Desulfolucanica intricata DNA region contains:
- the yunB gene encoding sporulation protein YunB, translated as MFKRRRPVKTAFILLAVLFVLIGGLYFVDNRLKPTIYEIAQARAVQMATQLVNRSVQEQVLGENVQYQDIISIHKDNEGRIVMMQANTVKVNQMAANITLAVEKSLEALDTQEFYIPMGQVLGSQLLANYGPKVKVKITPIGTVKVNVMDKFEQAGINQTRHKIYLGFNTNVKIAVPLQSGQTEVATTVPIAESIIVGQVPQVVVNMSEGILSGGFIKK; from the coding sequence ATGTTTAAAAGGAGGCGGCCTGTTAAAACTGCCTTTATTTTATTAGCTGTTTTATTTGTTCTTATAGGAGGACTTTACTTTGTTGATAACCGCCTTAAGCCTACTATTTATGAAATTGCTCAAGCCCGTGCCGTGCAAATGGCTACCCAATTGGTTAATAGAAGCGTACAGGAACAAGTTTTGGGAGAGAATGTTCAATATCAGGACATCATCAGTATTCATAAAGACAATGAAGGCCGCATTGTTATGATGCAGGCTAATACGGTTAAAGTTAATCAAATGGCTGCAAATATTACTTTAGCTGTTGAAAAATCATTAGAGGCACTTGATACTCAAGAGTTTTACATACCTATGGGGCAGGTTTTGGGATCTCAATTATTGGCTAATTACGGTCCAAAGGTAAAAGTAAAAATAACTCCTATAGGAACAGTAAAAGTTAACGTTATGGACAAGTTTGAACAGGCAGGTATTAACCAAACCCGCCATAAAATTTATCTTGGTTTTAATACAAATGTTAAAATTGCAGTTCCGCTTCAAAGTGGTCAAACCGAAGTAGCTACAACTGTACCTATAGCAGAAAGTATTATTGTAGGCCAGGTTCCCCAGGTAGTAGTAAATATGTCTGAAGGAATATTGAGTGGTGGATTTATAAAAAAATAA
- the tyrS gene encoding tyrosine--tRNA ligase, whose product MLSVEEQLKIIKRGTVEIIPEDELVQKLKGSLETGKPLIIKLGLDPSAPDIHLGHTVVLQKMKQFQDLGHQIIIILGDFTGRIGDPTGRSEARKQLTEEEVLENAKTYQKQIFKILDPDKTKVVFNSEWLGKLNFTDVIELAAKYTVARMLERDDFAKRYREGLPISVHEFFYPLMQGYDSVALEADVELGGTDQKFNLLMGRTLQKEYGQKPQVAITMPIIEGLDGIQKMSKSLGNYIGVDESPREMYGKTMSIPDELIVRYFELLTQVPLDEVQLIAKGLKDETMHPRDVKMRLAREITSIYHGREAALQAEEEFKKVFQQGDLPDDIPEFVITTDMLENGTIRIDKLLVQAAMTASASEAKRLVKQGGVKIDGHKVDDPFYEYTPVSGNVIRVGKRKFIKINT is encoded by the coding sequence ATGCTTTCTGTGGAAGAACAGTTAAAAATTATAAAACGAGGTACAGTAGAAATTATTCCGGAAGATGAGTTGGTGCAAAAATTAAAAGGTTCCTTGGAGACCGGAAAGCCCCTCATTATTAAATTAGGATTGGATCCCAGCGCGCCGGACATTCATCTGGGGCATACAGTAGTTTTACAGAAGATGAAACAATTTCAGGATTTAGGACATCAAATAATTATAATTTTAGGTGATTTTACCGGTCGTATAGGTGATCCCACCGGTAGGTCTGAAGCACGCAAACAGCTTACAGAAGAAGAAGTACTTGAAAACGCTAAAACATATCAAAAACAAATATTTAAAATTTTAGATCCTGATAAAACAAAGGTAGTTTTTAATAGTGAATGGCTTGGTAAATTGAATTTTACCGATGTTATCGAGTTAGCCGCAAAATATACTGTTGCCCGAATGCTGGAAAGAGATGATTTTGCAAAGCGCTATCGCGAGGGACTGCCCATAAGTGTACATGAGTTTTTCTATCCATTAATGCAAGGTTATGATTCAGTAGCCCTTGAAGCAGACGTTGAATTGGGTGGAACTGACCAAAAATTTAACCTTCTTATGGGACGAACTTTACAAAAAGAATATGGACAGAAACCTCAAGTAGCAATTACTATGCCGATTATTGAAGGCCTGGATGGGATTCAAAAAATGAGCAAAAGCCTGGGTAATTATATCGGTGTGGATGAATCCCCGAGAGAGATGTACGGTAAAACTATGTCAATTCCCGATGAGTTGATCGTGCGCTATTTCGAGCTGTTAACCCAGGTACCTCTTGATGAAGTACAATTAATAGCTAAGGGCTTAAAGGATGAAACAATGCATCCCCGTGATGTAAAGATGCGTTTGGCTCGTGAAATTACTTCTATCTATCACGGCCGGGAGGCAGCCCTGCAGGCTGAAGAAGAATTTAAAAAGGTCTTCCAGCAAGGTGATTTACCTGATGATATTCCCGAATTTGTTATAACAACCGATATGCTTGAAAACGGAACAATCAGAATAGATAAACTTTTAGTTCAGGCTGCTATGACCGCCAGTGCCAGTGAAGCTAAACGTTTAGTGAAGCAGGGCGGTGTAAAGATAGACGGTCACAAGGTTGATGATCCTTTCTACGAATACACTCCTGTATCCGGAAATGTAATCCGTGTGGGAAAGCGTAAGTTTATAAAAATAAATACTTAA
- a CDS encoding transglycosylase domain-containing protein, with product MSDNKDDNNKRKLNVFRLILLITLLAALTFGGVAIGMVVASVKDLPDLSVEAIDYNASTLIFDQNEKLITKIGTQNRVLVDLQEVPEIVRKAFLATEDVRFYQHCGIDFRGIARAAWQNITSGSIQEGASTITQQVIRDLYLTQDRNFKRKIQEIILAIQLERKLSKDEILELYLNRIYFGEGAYGIQAAAETYFGKDINELGLKEGAFLAGLPQAPSAYSPYQNKDLALKRRNIVLGNMLKYNFINKNDYDEAVNKNLGTLDSPASEQYPYPYYIDYVTEQLVEKYGEEQVFKGGLRVYIAVDHKIQTIAEEVLANDQNLPTKDIQGAVVILDPHTGYIKALVGGREHTQKRQLNRATQIYRQPGSTFKPIIAYAPAIEFKGMGPASVIDDIPINIEGWSPNNSDGSYRGLITMRTALTNSVNIAAVKLLQQVTAPEAKKFARKLGITSLDPKHDVGLSMALGGLYKGVTPLELAGAYGAFANQGIYIKPTAIIRVEKFDKTVLEDTSHPKQQIAMKPTTAYLMTDMMQSVINYGTGKKARLDRPVAGKTGTTDKNIDTWFAGYTPELVGIVWVGYDTNKQTYHYGGDYPAIIWRKIMSKALEDVPRKDFPSKPNGITTATVDSKSGLLPGPNTPPDHLVTDKFVTGTVPNKHDNTHVLVEVCATSGKLVNNYCPDRITKIMLKLPYTVPYYVKDYEQRVPTSICNLHGPGTSSENGYNQNNGKLHNLDKLQDLFDKIKKNKKED from the coding sequence TTGTCTGACAATAAGGATGATAATAACAAGAGAAAACTTAATGTTTTCCGCCTGATCCTCTTAATAACCCTTTTAGCTGCACTAACTTTTGGAGGCGTAGCTATTGGAATGGTTGTGGCAAGTGTCAAAGACTTACCGGACTTAAGCGTAGAAGCTATTGACTACAATGCATCAACTTTGATTTTTGATCAGAATGAAAAACTAATCACAAAAATTGGGACACAAAACCGTGTCCTGGTAGATTTACAAGAAGTACCGGAAATAGTTCGTAAAGCTTTTTTAGCTACTGAGGATGTTCGCTTTTATCAGCACTGCGGTATTGATTTTCGTGGAATTGCCCGAGCGGCCTGGCAAAATATAACTTCCGGCAGCATCCAAGAAGGGGCCAGCACTATTACTCAGCAGGTAATAAGAGATTTATATCTGACCCAAGATCGTAATTTTAAACGTAAAATTCAGGAAATAATATTAGCTATTCAATTAGAGCGCAAGTTAAGTAAGGATGAAATATTAGAATTATATCTAAACCGTATCTATTTCGGTGAAGGAGCCTACGGAATTCAAGCTGCGGCCGAAACTTATTTTGGCAAAGATATAAATGAGCTGGGACTTAAAGAAGGTGCCTTTTTAGCCGGACTTCCTCAAGCTCCCAGCGCCTATTCTCCTTATCAAAATAAGGATCTGGCCTTAAAACGACGCAATATTGTTTTAGGAAATATGCTCAAATATAACTTTATTAATAAGAATGATTATGACGAGGCCGTTAACAAAAACCTGGGAACCCTTGATTCACCGGCATCAGAGCAATATCCTTATCCCTACTATATTGACTATGTAACTGAGCAATTAGTAGAAAAGTATGGTGAAGAACAGGTATTTAAAGGCGGTCTGCGGGTATATATCGCTGTAGACCATAAAATACAAACAATTGCCGAAGAAGTTTTAGCGAATGATCAAAACCTCCCAACAAAAGATATCCAAGGAGCAGTGGTAATACTGGATCCACATACAGGATATATAAAAGCACTGGTAGGTGGGCGAGAACATACTCAAAAGCGACAGTTGAACAGAGCAACCCAAATATATCGACAGCCGGGTTCGACATTCAAACCAATTATCGCTTACGCCCCGGCTATTGAATTCAAAGGAATGGGTCCAGCTTCTGTCATTGATGATATACCTATAAACATCGAAGGTTGGTCACCAAACAATTCCGACGGTAGTTACCGTGGTTTGATTACCATGCGCACTGCACTAACCAATTCAGTTAACATAGCTGCAGTTAAACTACTGCAGCAAGTAACTGCCCCTGAGGCAAAAAAATTTGCTCGGAAATTAGGAATAACATCACTCGACCCTAAACATGATGTTGGATTAAGTATGGCTCTGGGGGGACTGTATAAAGGAGTAACTCCGCTAGAGTTAGCCGGCGCTTACGGGGCCTTTGCCAACCAAGGCATTTATATCAAACCGACAGCAATTATTCGGGTAGAAAAATTTGATAAAACCGTTTTAGAAGATACAAGTCACCCAAAACAACAAATAGCCATGAAGCCAACTACAGCTTATTTAATGACTGATATGATGCAGTCCGTGATTAATTACGGAACCGGAAAAAAAGCTCGCTTAGACCGCCCGGTTGCCGGAAAAACAGGAACTACAGACAAAAATATAGATACCTGGTTTGCGGGCTACACACCGGAATTAGTTGGCATTGTTTGGGTTGGTTATGATACTAACAAGCAAACATATCACTACGGCGGTGACTATCCTGCTATAATTTGGCGTAAGATTATGAGTAAAGCTCTGGAGGACGTACCGCGAAAGGATTTTCCGTCAAAGCCGAATGGTATAACTACTGCAACTGTGGATAGTAAGTCCGGGCTCCTGCCCGGACCCAATACCCCACCGGACCACCTTGTAACCGATAAATTTGTGACCGGAACAGTACCTAACAAACATGATAATACACATGTACTGGTTGAAGTTTGTGCCACCTCGGGCAAATTAGTTAATAACTACTGTCCCGATCGAATTACTAAAATTATGCTGAAATTACCGTACACTGTACCTTACTATGTTAAAGACTATGAACAAAGAGTTCCAACAAGTATTTGTAATTTGCACGGGCCCGGGACAAGCTCTGAGAACGGGTATAATCAAAATAATGGAAAATTGCATAATTTAGACAAATTACAAGACCTTTTCGATAAAATAAAGAAAAATAAAAAAGAAGACTAA
- a CDS encoding endonuclease MutS2 translates to MDQRTLKRLEFDKILEKLAGCTASVLGKERALALLPSTDFDTVKAWQAETTQARELFRMEPGADLGGWRDIRESVSRAEHGAVLEPKELLDISETLTSARKARKYLLEREELYPLLVEIASRIGGFSDLEQMLKKAILPGGEIADSASDTLSQIRRRIINTQASVKQRLEHIIRSPQYQKYLQDPIVTMREGRYVVPVKQEYRGQVQGIVHDTSASGATLFIEPMSVVEANNELRRLIIAEKQEVAKILTELSIRVAQESEELWITLEALGHLDFVLAKARFSRQLDAWVPQLTNEHLINIQRGRHPLLSGKVVPVSVHLGKDFDELIITGPNTGGKTVALKTIGLLVLMNQSGLHIPADSSSEMGIFNQVFADIGDEQSIEQSLSTFSSHMSNIVSILNSSGPGTLVLMDELGSGTDPTEGAALAQAILEKLHKLGAKIVATTHYSELKNFAYVNDRVENASVEFDPVSLRPTYRLLIGKPGRSNAFDIASRLGLREEVVERAKEFLTTEQIEISELMKQLEKEQRLAEEERQRAEILRSDAEKLKERYRELEEGLRSKREDILTKAYEKAQSIMKKAKLEADEVIKEIRAVLDEEDNKIRERVIQETRNKIKGMQGRLREKTPEKTPGGIVPQSLLSGEEVLIPRFNQRGYVLSLSDDGKEVQVQVGIMKLNLPINELRKVGEIKKTKGGQSQISGLMKDKSRNISTKLDLRGMRAEEAWLEVEKYLDDAFLAGLGKVYVVHGKGTGALRSMIHRQLQGNKRVKSFRLGEHGEGGAGVTVVDIN, encoded by the coding sequence ATGGATCAAAGAACATTAAAACGCTTGGAATTCGATAAAATATTGGAGAAACTGGCCGGGTGTACAGCTTCTGTACTCGGTAAGGAAAGGGCTCTGGCTCTTCTACCTTCTACCGATTTTGATACTGTAAAAGCCTGGCAGGCTGAAACCACTCAGGCCAGGGAACTTTTCCGCATGGAACCCGGTGCTGATCTTGGAGGGTGGCGGGATATCAGGGAGAGTGTTTCTCGGGCGGAACATGGTGCTGTATTGGAGCCCAAAGAACTCTTGGATATCAGTGAAACCTTGACTTCAGCACGTAAAGCCAGGAAATATTTGCTGGAAAGAGAAGAGTTATATCCCTTACTGGTGGAAATTGCTTCTCGGATAGGTGGTTTTTCTGATTTAGAACAGATGTTAAAAAAAGCAATTCTTCCCGGTGGAGAAATTGCTGACAGCGCATCAGATACACTTTCCCAAATTCGCCGCCGTATTATTAATACCCAGGCATCTGTCAAACAACGATTAGAGCATATTATTCGTTCCCCACAGTACCAAAAATATTTGCAGGATCCTATTGTTACTATGAGAGAAGGTCGCTATGTTGTACCCGTGAAGCAGGAATATCGTGGACAGGTGCAGGGGATTGTACATGATACATCCGCCAGCGGGGCTACTTTATTTATTGAACCGATGTCGGTAGTAGAGGCTAATAATGAATTGCGGCGGCTGATTATTGCTGAAAAACAAGAGGTTGCTAAAATATTAACAGAGTTATCCATCCGCGTAGCACAGGAAAGTGAAGAACTTTGGATTACTCTCGAAGCTTTGGGCCACTTGGATTTTGTTCTGGCCAAGGCCAGATTCAGCCGTCAATTAGATGCCTGGGTTCCTCAATTGACCAATGAACACTTAATAAATATACAAAGAGGACGCCATCCCCTGCTTTCCGGGAAAGTTGTTCCGGTCAGTGTTCATTTAGGGAAAGATTTTGATGAACTAATTATAACAGGACCGAATACCGGAGGGAAAACAGTAGCCTTAAAAACCATTGGTCTGTTAGTTTTGATGAACCAATCCGGATTACATATTCCGGCTGACAGCAGTTCTGAAATGGGAATTTTTAATCAGGTGTTTGCTGATATTGGTGACGAGCAAAGTATCGAGCAATCTCTAAGTACTTTTTCATCGCATATGAGTAATATTGTGAGTATTCTAAACAGTTCGGGACCGGGTACTTTAGTTTTAATGGATGAGTTGGGTTCTGGTACAGATCCGACTGAAGGAGCTGCACTGGCCCAGGCAATTCTTGAAAAGCTGCACAAATTAGGGGCTAAAATTGTTGCAACAACTCATTACAGTGAATTGAAAAATTTTGCTTATGTAAATGACCGTGTAGAAAATGCAAGCGTTGAATTTGATCCGGTAAGTCTTCGTCCCACTTACCGTTTATTAATTGGTAAACCCGGCCGCAGCAATGCCTTTGATATAGCTTCACGCTTGGGGTTAAGGGAAGAAGTGGTTGAGCGGGCCAAAGAGTTTTTGACCACTGAGCAAATTGAAATATCAGAGTTAATGAAACAGCTGGAAAAAGAGCAAAGGTTGGCAGAAGAAGAACGACAAAGGGCTGAGATACTCCGTAGTGATGCTGAAAAGTTGAAGGAAAGATACCGGGAGTTGGAAGAAGGGCTGCGCTCAAAGCGTGAGGATATTTTAACTAAAGCCTATGAGAAAGCTCAGTCTATTATGAAAAAGGCAAAATTGGAAGCAGATGAGGTAATTAAAGAGATTCGTGCCGTGTTGGATGAGGAAGATAACAAGATTCGGGAAAGGGTGATTCAAGAAACCCGAAATAAAATAAAAGGGATGCAGGGGCGCTTGCGGGAAAAAACGCCTGAGAAAACTCCCGGTGGAATTGTGCCGCAATCATTGCTTAGCGGTGAAGAAGTCTTAATTCCAAGGTTTAATCAGCGCGGCTATGTATTGAGCTTATCAGATGACGGTAAGGAAGTTCAAGTACAAGTGGGTATTATGAAATTAAACCTTCCTATAAATGAACTTCGCAAAGTAGGTGAAATAAAAAAAACAAAGGGTGGTCAGTCTCAAATATCTGGTCTTATGAAAGATAAATCTCGAAACATATCTACAAAATTAGATTTAAGAGGCATGCGTGCCGAGGAAGCATGGCTTGAGGTCGAAAAATACTTGGATGATGCTTTTTTAGCCGGACTAGGCAAGGTTTATGTGGTTCACGGTAAGGGTACGGGAGCCCTGCGTTCGATGATACACCGTCAACTGCAAGGTAATAAACGGGTTAAATCTTTTCGTTTGGGAGAGCACGGTGAAGGCGGTGCGGGAGTGACTGTGGTTGATATTAATTAA
- a CDS encoding DUF3656 domain-containing U32 family peptidase yields the protein MYKPELLAPAGDWEAFVAAVENGADAVYLGGKMFSARSSAVNFDNKTLARAVEYAHIRDVKVFVTVNTLLADHELAEAAEFLFFLNNIGVDAVIVQDLGLARLARKVVPELPLHASTQMTVHSLPAVELLMDAGFERIVLAREMSLQAINNIKKKTGAELEVFIHGALCVCYSGQCLMSSMIGGRSGNRGRCAQPCRMRYELIDESGRKLVDPSQVGEYLLSPRDLNLSAHIPELIRAGIDSFKIEGRMKRPEYVATVIRVYRNLIDRVLKGEDFLVTKQEARDLTQIFNRDFTTGYFFGRPGRDLMSYKRPNNRGIRLGRVKHYDSKKKTAKLALEESLRVGDGVEFWVTEGGRVGTEINSIIQNGKNVERAEAGSEVLITVPRRVRPGDRVFKTHDADLIEMARASFTSPKEQTKIPLTFYVRAREGEPLYLKAVEPSGRTAEAKTMAVGQKAEKRPLDSKYLEKQLGRLGNSPFGLAELNLDLSGELIYPVREINEARRQVIEKLERERIREGRNVPIAENVYRDRLSAAMTWEGQHPVKNREPGLSVTVTDLKSLQEAVRAGANLVYFGGESFRSKKNFTAQDIYSGLDFCKANNVSFVFSSPRILQDNELSRFAKLLELVSSWQIDGVQVGNLGLLKLVQNITDKPIYSDFPLNVFNYQAAVFLLEHNVRQITLSPELTLKQIRKLTSGLIFNAEVLVHGAVPLMVSEYCAIGSLLGGFDSKNKCAGPCSGKHCGLKDRMGVVFPVEVDQYCHMHIFNSKDLCVLEDVPELSKMGISSFRIEARHEDFNYVRKVATIYREALDSVGVGSDKDLQKVKEVLTELVPGGLTKGHYYRGVIEG from the coding sequence ATGTACAAACCCGAATTATTGGCTCCGGCAGGGGACTGGGAAGCTTTCGTGGCAGCAGTGGAAAACGGTGCCGATGCTGTTTATCTGGGCGGAAAGATGTTTAGTGCTCGAAGTTCAGCTGTAAATTTTGATAACAAAACATTAGCCCGTGCGGTAGAATATGCTCATATACGAGATGTAAAAGTATTTGTAACCGTTAATACTCTGCTGGCTGATCATGAGTTGGCCGAAGCCGCGGAATTTTTATTTTTTCTTAATAATATCGGAGTAGATGCCGTTATAGTCCAGGATCTGGGGTTAGCCAGGCTGGCCCGCAAGGTTGTACCTGAACTACCTCTGCACGCCAGTACTCAGATGACTGTTCATAGCCTTCCTGCGGTGGAGCTTCTCATGGATGCGGGATTTGAGCGTATTGTGCTGGCCCGTGAAATGTCTCTACAGGCCATTAACAATATTAAAAAGAAAACCGGTGCGGAATTAGAGGTTTTTATTCACGGTGCTTTATGTGTTTGTTATTCGGGCCAATGCTTGATGTCCAGTATGATTGGTGGGCGCAGCGGCAACCGGGGGCGCTGTGCCCAACCTTGCCGCATGCGGTATGAACTGATTGATGAATCCGGTCGCAAGCTGGTTGATCCTTCCCAAGTAGGTGAGTACTTGTTAAGTCCCCGGGATCTTAATCTTAGTGCCCATATACCTGAGCTAATCAGGGCGGGAATTGATTCTTTTAAAATAGAAGGTCGGATGAAGCGGCCCGAATATGTAGCTACTGTTATCCGGGTTTACCGTAACCTTATTGACCGGGTATTAAAGGGAGAAGATTTTTTGGTTACAAAGCAGGAGGCCCGTGATTTAACACAAATATTCAACCGGGACTTTACCACCGGTTACTTCTTCGGACGTCCGGGACGGGATTTGATGAGCTATAAAAGGCCTAATAACAGGGGGATTAGACTGGGGCGCGTTAAACATTATGATTCCAAAAAGAAGACTGCTAAACTTGCTTTGGAGGAATCCTTAAGGGTTGGTGACGGTGTAGAGTTTTGGGTTACAGAAGGAGGCAGGGTAGGTACAGAAATTAACAGTATTATACAAAACGGAAAAAATGTAGAACGTGCAGAGGCGGGTTCAGAAGTATTGATTACTGTTCCGCGGAGGGTTCGGCCAGGAGACCGGGTATTTAAAACCCATGATGCTGACTTAATTGAAATGGCCCGTGCTTCGTTTACTTCTCCTAAAGAGCAAACCAAAATTCCATTAACCTTTTATGTTCGTGCCCGTGAGGGCGAGCCTTTGTACCTTAAAGCCGTAGAACCCTCGGGGCGCACAGCAGAGGCAAAGACAATGGCGGTGGGACAAAAAGCTGAAAAAAGACCCCTGGATTCGAAATATTTAGAAAAACAGCTGGGGCGCTTGGGCAACAGCCCCTTTGGTCTGGCTGAATTAAACCTTGATTTATCCGGTGAGTTAATCTACCCTGTACGAGAAATCAACGAAGCCCGCCGTCAGGTAATTGAAAAACTTGAGCGCGAACGTATTAGAGAAGGTCGGAATGTACCCATAGCCGAAAATGTTTATCGTGATCGTTTGTCAGCTGCTATGACCTGGGAAGGCCAGCATCCGGTAAAAAATAGGGAGCCTGGTTTATCAGTCACTGTTACAGATTTAAAATCACTTCAAGAGGCCGTACGGGCCGGAGCTAATCTGGTATATTTCGGTGGCGAAAGTTTTCGTTCTAAAAAGAACTTTACAGCTCAAGACATATATAGTGGACTTGATTTTTGTAAGGCTAATAATGTTTCCTTTGTTTTTTCGTCTCCTCGGATTTTGCAAGATAATGAATTAAGCCGTTTTGCCAAACTTTTGGAGTTGGTTTCTTCCTGGCAGATTGACGGGGTGCAGGTTGGTAACCTGGGTTTATTAAAATTAGTACAGAATATTACGGATAAACCAATCTATTCAGATTTTCCTTTAAATGTTTTTAACTATCAGGCAGCTGTTTTTTTGCTTGAACATAATGTTAGACAAATAACCTTGTCACCCGAGTTAACTTTAAAACAAATTCGTAAATTGACTTCCGGTTTAATTTTTAACGCTGAGGTTTTGGTGCATGGTGCGGTACCTCTTATGGTTTCGGAATATTGTGCTATAGGTAGTCTATTAGGTGGCTTTGACAGTAAAAACAAATGTGCCGGGCCATGCAGTGGTAAGCATTGTGGACTTAAGGACAGGATGGGTGTAGTTTTTCCGGTGGAAGTTGACCAGTATTGTCATATGCACATTTTTAATTCCAAGGATCTCTGTGTCCTGGAAGATGTACCGGAATTAAGTAAAATGGGGATTTCCTCCTTTCGTATTGAAGCACGACATGAGGATTTTAATTATGTTCGTAAAGTAGCCACTATCTACAGGGAAGCTCTTGACAGTGTAGGTGTGGGTAGTGATAAGGATTTACAAAAGGTAAAGGAGGTTTTGACTGAATTGGTTCCCGGCGGACTGACCAAGGGGCATTATTATCGCGGGGTGATTGAAGGATAA
- a CDS encoding NGG1p interacting factor NIF3 has product MKLMDIYQLAVEKGIERDPRGPEAVQKILEREKKRFNDLKEDEKWEYDQDRLFNPYSDSRILVGDPEKDVNRVLAGIDIEVGEVLLADRLGERSRPIDLIIAHHPEGKAMSALYQVMHLQEDFLARYGVPINIAEGIMASRIGEVKRSLLPLNHNRAVDAAKMLNQNLMCIHTPADNHVVDFLQKKMDEEKPERLDDIVKLLKAIPEYKEAVGYNAGPTIVVGSKDRRSGKILVDMTGGTGGSEDAYAKLAHAGIGTLVVMHISEKHRKEAEKNHINVVIAGHMASDSLGMNLILDELQKRGIEIIPCAGLIRHSRI; this is encoded by the coding sequence ATGAAATTAATGGATATTTATCAATTGGCTGTTGAGAAGGGAATCGAAAGGGACCCACGGGGACCTGAGGCAGTTCAAAAAATTCTTGAGCGGGAGAAGAAACGCTTTAATGATTTGAAGGAAGATGAAAAATGGGAATATGATCAAGATAGGTTATTTAATCCTTACAGTGATTCCCGTATACTAGTCGGAGACCCGGAAAAAGATGTTAATAGGGTATTGGCAGGTATTGACATCGAGGTGGGTGAGGTACTTTTAGCGGATCGCTTAGGGGAACGCAGCCGTCCTATTGATTTAATTATTGCCCATCATCCTGAAGGTAAAGCTATGTCTGCTCTATATCAAGTAATGCATTTGCAGGAAGATTTTTTGGCTCGATACGGTGTGCCCATTAACATAGCAGAGGGAATTATGGCTTCCCGGATTGGTGAGGTTAAACGAAGTTTACTTCCGTTAAACCATAACCGTGCTGTTGATGCAGCTAAAATGTTGAATCAGAATTTAATGTGTATTCATACACCTGCTGATAATCATGTAGTTGATTTTTTGCAGAAAAAAATGGATGAAGAAAAACCGGAGCGATTGGATGATATAGTAAAACTACTTAAAGCTATTCCGGAGTACAAAGAGGCTGTTGGTTATAATGCCGGACCCACCATTGTGGTTGGCTCAAAGGATCGGCGGTCGGGAAAAATTTTGGTAGATATGACCGGAGGAACAGGTGGTTCTGAAGATGCCTATGCCAAGTTGGCGCATGCCGGGATAGGGACTCTGGTAGTTATGCATATTAGTGAAAAACACCGTAAAGAAGCAGAAAAAAATCATATCAATGTGGTTATAGCCGGTCATATGGCAAGTGACTCACTGGGTATGAATCTTATCTTAGATGAGCTTCAAAAACGGGGCATTGAAATTATTCCCTGTGCCGGGTTGATTCGTCACAGTAGGATATAA
- a CDS encoding DNA-3-methyladenine glycosylase, which produces MEEKNVLPRAFYDRDTVQVARELLGALLVHDTPEGRIVGRIVETEAYLQGDPACHASRGETKRNRSMFGPPGHAYVYIIYGIYHCFNIVTRPRGVGEAVLLRALEPLEGIPLMQSRRKKERLVDLCGGPARLVQALGIEMEHNGVDLTMGNLVICEGTIPKEIVTTTRIGISQGKDLPLRFYIAGNKYISRK; this is translated from the coding sequence GTGGAAGAGAAAAATGTCTTACCCCGTGCATTTTATGATCGTGATACTGTGCAAGTTGCGCGGGAACTTTTAGGAGCATTATTGGTACATGACACTCCTGAGGGTAGGATTGTGGGACGTATTGTAGAAACTGAGGCTTATTTGCAGGGAGACCCGGCGTGTCATGCATCACGGGGTGAAACAAAACGCAACAGGTCAATGTTTGGGCCTCCGGGTCATGCTTATGTCTATATTATATATGGCATCTATCATTGTTTTAATATTGTGACCCGTCCCCGGGGTGTTGGTGAAGCAGTATTGCTGCGTGCTTTAGAACCTTTAGAAGGTATTCCTTTAATGCAATCCAGAAGAAAAAAAGAGCGTTTGGTGGATTTGTGCGGTGGACCGGCTCGCTTGGTTCAGGCCTTGGGAATTGAAATGGAACATAACGGTGTTGATTTAACTATGGGAAATCTAGTTATTTGTGAGGGGACAATCCCAAAAGAAATAGTTACTACTACACGTATTGGGATCAGTCAGGGAAAAGATTTGCCTCTGCGTTTTTATATAGCAGGTAATAAGTATATTTCCAGGAAATAA